TAGAGTAGAAAGAATAATATATATCATAATGGATGAATAGGCtacataaatatgcaaatacgCAAATTCCCAGAGgtttttttgtacaaatgtaGTTGAAAATCGTCAAAAATATCCCTGTAGCCGAGCACtgcagttcatttttttttgtctgctgaagTTGTCGCCCCATCAAATACACACGCAGGATTAACATTTACTATGCCGAAGCAAGAGAGATTCACTAAACCAGACAGCATctttgaaaataaagaaacGGAAAAGAAACTGGAGTAAAACATATTTGACGCCTTGCAACCTGCTCAGCCACtgattttgctttaaaaacgtaaaaatgtgtgaaaagttGCATTGGGTTTGGTTGTGTGTGGAGGCGTCAGAGCTGCAGGCCGCTGGCAGCCAGAGACATGAGACAGGGGGCTGATAACCTCTGGTGGTGACCAGAGGAAAATATCAGGAAGTGTTGCAACACTCTCCAGATTAGGGATATTTTAGATCAGAAGATTCGTTTTTTTTGCACTGTCATCATTTTAGctcagagtattttttttatttttttttattattttttattttttttactttttccagtgtgtttctctgttatGTCTTTGAAATGCTGAGCTGACATCGttgttcattttaatgcagCAGTTGTATCTGTTGAAGATGGCATAGCAAATCCACAAGCTATAGCTGAAGCCACGTGAGTCCTAatcattttcagctgttttattaTGAGATTGTTGTTTACattaaattttatattaatgCCATTAGGCTGTCATTTTGGGATTAAATGGACATAGTACTGGAATATATCCGATAATACCCAGAAATTACATTTCGGAGCAGTTTAAGACAACAAGATTAAGCAGGATTTTGACTTTTAGtcgttttatttatttatttatttttccttttaacgtcctctttttatatatatatcagaacTTATACAGCAGACATTAACACAACAGTGGTTAAAATATCGCATTGTGTGTAAAAGCTCTTACAATTGAGTCCCATCTGGCTGACTTCATGAGCCAAGATTGGTGTGAAAATTCATATTATATTGACTGTGAATACAATCCCGTAATGGATGAGAAGTTTGCATTTGATTTTCTTgatttctcacacacacacacacacacacacacacacacacacacacacacacacacacacacacacacacacacacacacacactctaaaagTTTATTCAATCtagaattaaaaaataaataatatctaCTTTTGAATATTTCCTTATTTGACCAACACCTTGTAGCAGCTAACAGCTTTATTACTTTATACTAAGTGACGGTCAAGTTCAAATGTTTGTATCTATAACTTTACTATAAATGCTGTGCTttattctgcatatttccacATAAGACTTACTCGAGTTGAATGGCTATAAAtgtgtgttatatttttatggagactttgaaattcaaataatataatattattatttccaGGTGGATATGGGCTATTCTTAACAAACAATTTTAAGTGATAGCATACATTTTTTATAGTAAGCACAGTCAGAAAGAATGATGTTATTTATGTAGCAAAGCCGCATTAAATATCGTCTGTTGttgtaaacaaatgaaaaagaacagcCAAACCATTCAACTAAAACGTTCCCACTGTTGTGGGTTCTTTAGGCTTCCCTTGGTGGTTTGTTTTCCTTGAAGGAAGCTTTAAAGGGTTGCACAAGGCTATAACTGTGGCAACCTGTCTGCTCAGaatcaaagagagaaaaagggaagaaaaggcCTTTGTTGAGGCTATTGCCCTGTCTGGACAGGACCAGTGGATTCCAGGAGGGTAATTTCAATATCGAGCAGACAGTGTACTAGACAGTGACCTTGACAGTGCTATATTCTCCTTTTAccaagttctttttttttgatgtcAAAATTTTCGTTTTGAGAGAGCACAAGGCATATAGCTCACGGTCAGTTATGACATCATCGCTGTGCTAGAGATGTACTGAACAGACGAGCAGTTGTTTGAATGTGAAATGCGGATCTGTGGGAGCAGTGGATCGGAGGCGTGGAGAGACGAGACAAGGAGGCGCAACACATGGCCTCTTTCACCGAGGTAAAGTGGCGACTACATGCCTAAAAGTTACTCTCTCACTGGATGACCCGTCCGGGCCAttttgttgtaaacattacaCTGCACTGTTTTGCTTTTGGTAACTGTTATAATAACACGAGAAGCTGTGAAGTGATATCAAGACACATCAGTGCTGCTCATAAGACTGAGGAATATAATATTAGGTTGATGTTGTGCTGCATTACGAGACTCACTAACTAGATGGAAGAATGTGCAATGATAGGAGATAGCAATGAGTCCAAAGGACAGAATGAAACCGCAAATCATCCCTAAGAGCTTCTCCAGTTtaaacatttgatatttttctttctatttaagGCTGGAGCAAGGCCCTGTGCCTTTGGGTTAGATAGGATAGATGGTCACAAGTGAAGGATCCAGATATCAAATATCGGCTGACTTGCAAATCGTTTCCAACCCAATGTTtaaatgaatgctgatgttCTCACATAACACCTCATTGGCAAATGTGTTGCACGCAACTATCCACATTCAGCACGCATGTGCACGGCGCTGTAAccctgcacttttttttttatacatccTTACCTTTAAAATACTAGTAGTTAATTACTCAATTAAATGAgactatttatttttattatttggactcttgtcaattatttttattctaggaTAACCACGTTAAGAAAGATGATatgttgctttttaaaacaACGTAACAGCTATCGGCGCATCTTGGAATATATTCATATTACTTTATGACATTAGGCTGTTAGTCCACACTTTCAGCTGCCACAGCCCCTCTTatatgtttattgtattttattggtTGTAATTTCTACTActtctgtttatttaaatgGAGTATTTGAGTTCAATATCAAGTTCAACCCACCATGACTCTGCGTCGTGAACTTGAGTGGATTGGCGGCGACTTAAGTGTGTGCTTGTTTatatttaggattttttttcttactctaATTCCGTGTTTTTGATGAGTCAAACAATTTGTCCTTGATGTagtcagactttaaaaaaaaaaaaaaaaaaaaaagaaataaaaaaactgtcatGATGAAGACATAAGCAGATGCCCCCTGCTGAGTTGTGACAACTTTTGTGATCCATAAATTGATTTTGTCCTCCGTACATGTAGTCGAGAGTGTGATGGCGGTAAATTATGAATTTATAAACGGAAATCGAGACTGTCAGAATAGATACTGGATTGATATTGCGGAATACAGAAAGTTTTTACACGATTTGAATGTCTTGCTGGATTTCTTTTTCAATTAATGTGGAGGCGGGAGAGGAATGCAGAAGTCACGGGTCAGTCATAAGAATATGTTTGAGGATGATGTTTGGTCAGGTTGATGACCAGAGACCACATTAGAAATTCTTGCGCCAGCTGTTGGCGGAAGGCCTGAATCTTGTGCTTCATGGCGAAGTTTTGCAGAAAAGTACTCTGTGGTGAACTCTGAGAAAAGTTTTGTTTATAAAAGagtcctcctttttttttttttttttttttttttttttgtcagaacaGAGGCGTCACCACAGTATGGCACATCACATATTTGTTCAGTGTCTTCAGAACTGAATCCACAAATCAACTAATTAGCGAGATATAAAGGCGAGAGACTCGGCTGATTGAATCAGTTAAGTGCCCTCTGATATCTTGTAAAATTCATATAAAAGAATTGTGAGAGGTATAACAATCCCACCAGAGTTTGGCTGCGAACGTTTATTGGAGGTATCTGTTAAAGTTGTTCATGTGAGGTGTACTAGAGCATATTATGTGAAATATACCCTCTTAAAGTAACCTTGTAGAATATCGTCCTCTTTTACAGAGCCAGTGGCTTCAACCTGCTGACCctgttactgtaaatatgagTAGAGTGCGGCAATGAGCATCAGTCTTTTCTTAAAACAAGCTTGTAAAATTGGGACATCACAGCTTTATATGACATGGAATTCAACCATAATTTGCTAGAAAACAAGATGTCATATGCACCCTCTCCTTTAAGAAAAATAGTTTTCATaagaaaaagcattttaaaaaagttttgccAGCTTATAAAGATATTAAACGAGGCCATTGACAGTTCCACGAGTGTAAAAAGAGAAGCAGCCTGGACTCCTTTTTTGGACTCAGCATGGCTCaagtgaagaaaaacaagattctacatttttaataaaaggtttatagtatttttaaaaagcatataAACCTCTGTAATACAgaagttaatgttttgttttgtctgagatGGACCAAGTGGGTGGTACCATGTGTAGCAGAAGTTAGCCTGGACACGTGGTTTGAGGATGACCAATCAGGCGCCCCTCCAGGTTTAACTATGTTAAATGTCAGATTGCAATAAACTAGAAGCTGTTGGTCGGGCCCGCGGAAATGGGCGAGCATAATCTCCTTAATCCAGGGTTTGTGGGACCTTTGGTAAACatccacactggagacacaTTTTACTTTCCGAATTTTAGAGCCTCAGGGGGACAACTGGCGGGGCTACCGTCTCTCTCCTACCCGAGAAGGGACAATGTTTGCTCCCTCCCGTGGAATCCTTCGGAGCCGTGCAATGGATACTCTCAATCCTACTTTAGCAGCCCCGTGTCTATTAACCCTTCTTTCAATCGGTCGTGTGAAATTACCAGACCAGAAGAGGGTAAATGTTATTATAGCAACGGCAGCGGAAACAGGGAGACCTGTTCAGGTGGCAACAGCCTCAAACGAGAGGATAGGGCGAGAGACACATCATCCCTAACATCTGACCACGGGATGCACAGTGGAATTGGCACCACTGCCGCCTTTTCCAAATATGATTATGGGACCGAGCAGCTAACGCAAGACCCGCCATCCTGTCAGTCAATGGAGTCCGACTCCAGCTCCTCTCTGCTCAACGAGGGCAGCAAGCCTACATCCAGCGACACACAGACCCTGGTGTCACCGGGAAGCCATTCAAGCAACATAGCCGCAGGCGGAGGTGGGtgctatttttttcttctctaaaaTCACAATTACTTCAAAGGCACGTTCACATTATTTATAAGGAGGCTGCACACAACGTACACTTGCGGTATTAAACAATCATTAGAGCTCGTTATCTTGATGCACAATTGCAGTCTGGATTAGCCTGCTGGGTGCTTGCGTGGTGTGCAAACGCCGCTAGGGGTTGCCCTAAAATACTCCACGCGCCATGTGCTTGTATACAGTTATAGATAACCTCACCAATCCACAGTGCCTACCAAGCTTTTGAATAAACGATAAGCCATGTCATCACATTTCCGTATAGTTTAGATGGCGGTCTGTGTTTCATGCATATAAATGTTTGATATTGGTGTATTGTTGCACTTATTGCACACAAATTAGTGCAGTGATTTAAAGAGGTGAGCCGCTTTGGCTGACTGGATCAAATAGagagttttctttttaatgactCGTAAACAGAATTAATATCTGTCGCTGTGCGCTCAAGCGTCATTTAATATGCTCAGAAACTCGCAAATAAGTAGGGGTATTTGCAAGCACGGCTTAATTATCACGTTAATGCAACTTTAACTGCAACCATAAAACTTCCTGTGACATAAACCGCTGTGTACTGATTGCCTCCATAGAGgagtttgaaaaataaaaaaacaaacacctaTGTGTACAAACTGTGCGAAATTGGACATGTTTTGGTGGCCTTGAAAAAAGGTTTTGAGATCAGTGATCTGATCTCGAGGCAGAGATCAAAACAAATCCAGTTggggctctgtgtgtgtgtgtgtgtgtgtgtgtggaggaagTGACAGCTTCCAGGAGCGTCAGTTCTCTCAATCCTGATACAAAACACAATCCCTGCATCTGGAATCTTCtgcaaaatacagaaaacttCTCTATGTGACTGAAAAAACTGTCTACATTTCAACAGGCGCAGACATCTTTTGGGGGAAACGAGTGCTTCAATCGTTACATAGAAATTTGGCTTGTAGGAATAATATTCTCTCCAGTGCAGTTTACTCTCCACTACaatgtttaaatgaatattaaattaACTTAGCCACCAGTAAGGCAATTACCCCAGCTTGCTATGGACAGCTGACGCCCCTGTAGGCTTCCTCATAACCTTGGAGGTGACCGTGATTTTGCAACTGTGGTGACTAATCCGTTGTgtgccccccctcctcctcccccctcctccagGTGCCCCGTGGTACCCGATGCACACTCGGACCAGAAAGAAGCGTAAACCGTATTCCAAACTTCAGCTGGCTGAGCTAGAAGGTGAATTCATGCTGAATGAGTTCATCACCAGGCAGCGGCGGAGGGAGCTCTCCGACCGTCTGAACCTCAGCGACCAACAAGTCAAGATCTGGTTCCAGAACCgcaggatgaagaagaagagactcATGCTGAGGGAGCAAGCTCTGGCCTACTTTTAGAGATGCGGCAGAAAGTGAATCGATAGGCAGTAAAGGCCAAACCGTCTGCGCTCTCTTAGGTCTTCTTTCAATGCATGCACTCATCTATCCATCTTTTACATTGCAGACAATTATTAcaacattttctgatatttttttttcttcttaaaggTGCGGGCTACACAAGCCCAAAACAATCCACTATATGGCATTAAAAACGTCAGTTAAGACTGCGTTCATGTTATAATCGCACAAAAAGCtgtgacaatgtttttttgtgtctggaTGCATCTCTTGGTTTTCCTGATGTGTCAAGAGATTGGTCTAACTCCCCAAATGTAAGCCACGCGAAATATGTCGTCAAGGCAATAGCTCAGTTTGGGATCACACATAATGACAACATCCTATTTGTTCGTTTTTTTAAGTCAGAAAAAATTAGGTAGGAAACGGGGCCACTTggtaaaatctaaaaaataagCATAAGAATAATATTGAGGTTTAGAAAGACAGAGGAGTGTGACTGGCAGGCTGGCGCCGCATACGCACAATCAATTTCTCAGAGATTATGAACGCATAACTAGGAATCTCCCTCTCGGTTGCTTAATCCTTCCACAACCATAATTTGCTGAGTAAGAGGAACACCATCCTTATCTCCTTCCCCATAGTTTTCGCCACGCGTTTGTGGGCACGTTCACGGTCACGGACAGGAAGTCTGGAAGTCTgcatgaggagagggaggactAAAACCGCAATGTAATCCATACCGATATCTTTATGACTGCGTGCTAACAAGTTTCTAAAAggtattttcttacttttatcACCTTTCAACTTGTCCTAACAACAGCCACAGAATCCTGCGTGGGTTGCATTTCTTTAATTGAGTGAGATCACCGATTTTGAATACGATTTTGAGCTGCTATCGAAGGTCCACGTCCAGATTGtgccagttaaaaaaaatagcgTATTCTACATTAAACTTGCAAGGATCTTTAAACGAAATATTCAACAGTTTAAGTACATTTAAGGCCAACTTGGTTAGACAAGGCGACCGCCGAAAGTTGCAAGTGGAGGGGAAATAAGTTTTTAGGCCCGAAAAAGCATTTCTGAATCTTGGTGCTCATAATGAGAATAACTATGTAGAAATTTAGAAACCTTGATAATAGACCTACGTGTGTGCTCCCTTAATTCGGGACGAATGCATCATCTGTCATGTATTATGAGTAAGCTATAGCAGTGAAATGTATTTGCAGCATGTTATTGATGTGAAAATAGCTATAAGTCATGTTCTGCGGGCCACTTTTTCTGTAGGTGactttttatataattttttttaaacaaatcagAAGCGAACACAAcctaaaacatttttgacataAACGTCTACAAagaatgtattattattataattattattattattaggatgGATGGACGAAGGGCCTCTTAGGCCTTCTTAATGTACTTGCTCCTTGCAATGTGCTCAATGTTGTCCCTTTCCTTACCTTGTACTCGTGTATAACTTTGTAAAATGAAATTACATATGTTACTATTTGCATCCTATTTGAGGATCCCTTATCGCTATGTAATAGTGCTTTATGTTATTGATCGTCTTGTACAATATCGCATTCCATATAGCCTATTTGTGGTTGTGAGGGTTGGGAATGTAGGCCTATTATATCATACTTCCAAGAATGGATATAAGAAATGGTGTGCAAGATATGTTACCATAcctgacatttaaagaaactctGTTTCAGTGTACTAGCTGTTTGTCATCGTTCTTTTATTTCGTCCCTCATTGCATTCCCTTCTTTGCGCTTGTAAGGATTGCTACATTGTCTTGTAAAAGTAATAATGATATGAATGTATATGCGTAAGGTCTTCAATAAACAGAATATTGAAACGTTTATTGGTGTTACCTCAGTCTGTCATTAGGTTGCCTCTCTGAATGTTCTGCTTTAAAATCCGGTTTTCTGACTGCTGACTGGTGGGATTATTTTATTAGACGTGACCTGTAacacagtttaaaaatacatgtgtCCACCGCAGTGAAATAAAGATCTGAACATTAATGGGACATTTGGAAGCATTTGAGAGGGTGTTTTG
This window of the Thunnus albacares chromosome 5, fThuAlb1.1, whole genome shotgun sequence genome carries:
- the hoxc12a gene encoding homeobox protein Hox-C12a; this encodes MGEHNLLNPGFVGPLVNIHTGDTFYFPNFRASGGQLAGLPSLSYPRRDNVCSLPWNPSEPCNGYSQSYFSSPVSINPSFNRSCEITRPEEGKCYYSNGSGNRETCSGGNSLKREDRARDTSSLTSDHGMHSGIGTTAAFSKYDYGTEQLTQDPPSCQSMESDSSSSLLNEGSKPTSSDTQTLVSPGSHSSNIAAGGGAPWYPMHTRTRKKRKPYSKLQLAELEGEFMLNEFITRQRRRELSDRLNLSDQQVKIWFQNRRMKKKRLMLREQALAYF